From Chaetodon trifascialis isolate fChaTrf1 chromosome 1, fChaTrf1.hap1, whole genome shotgun sequence, one genomic window encodes:
- the sltm gene encoding SAFB-like transcription modulator, whose product MATGAISTECKKISELRVVDLKSELKRRNLDTSGVKSVLLSRLRQAVEDEGGDPENIQIHLSTDASTRKSGKAKGKKVDSDADTTGEEDVLSKETEEYESEKDVTDTDDGTRENSKPAPCEDSLVQPEAEAEPESEAVATEADSEPEPEPEPELDAEAEPEVDADAEPEVDEDADPVMDGEAEPEVETELAEMDAEAMNSSKEAEDDHLSVSIPNEDAITLDVDGDDLLETGKHVKLPDPDAEKGTDVPEASAETGPDDDMNVEESHGHKDGKKDDGSRGEPTKKDSRETLKKAETGDKEKDSGKKGPSATGASGQAKSSSRDRDGKATKDEKVLCSTSNSSSSRNIWVSGLSSNTKAADLKNLFGKYGKVLSAKVVTNARSPGSKCYGLVTMSSSTEVTRCVSHLDCTELHGQQIYVERAKNDPFKKEGSKKEAEDKASSSKSNDKRGSTGIKLTNKTPPSHKKEDKKLDKLSEKDKDLSKKQEAKSGKSESVSSNSGQDSLKKDDRKHGRAKSPGKMVMVHHAKGDSNFGKMRPFRRGRYFDKPFINMNAQRQPKWLIPPEELEMMKDKQRSFANKGEDILPFEKMKEQRMRERMARVERVRRAVELRRRREIAERERRERERVRLLREREERENLLRERQRLEMERQKLERERLERERLERERVRIEQERRKEAERMAREREELRRQQEQLRYEQEKRNNLKRGREVDHSRRDDPYWNGNKKMQSESDVRLSQGSNYNRQQNRFSNFSPRERGRFPDTAAEQPNTYDRRNRFDGEPDIKKSRPAPHRESSSFERYPKNFETVRRAEPPPPPPRTELRDTDRRERDERRPVPLHDRPMGARGTMPSMSHNRSPRDGGHGWKSDGGINSNKGDIRGPMRMRTERSGRDGPGPSLRGGSSNSRGRSSFNGRDGRPMVMSNQPFSSGRQVVVERHGREQGMRKEWHGGSGSQERGFPDNRRLGDSRGSMMAPSSHSSSGLNRIVQITSNSIPSGGNVGGFKPYKGTQRQF is encoded by the exons ATGGCGACGGGTGCCATTTCCACGGAGTGTAAAAAAATATCAGAATTAAGAGTTGTTGACCTTAAATCCGAACTCAAACGAAGGAATTTGGACACATCGGGTGTAAAGAGCGTCCTTCTTTCGAGGCTGAGACAG gCTGTTGAGGATGAAGGCGGTGACCCAGAAAACATTCAAATCCACCTTTCAACTGATGCATCAACTCGGAAAAGTGGGAAAGCCAAAG GGAAGAAAGTGGATTCAGACGCGGACACCACGGGGGAAGAAGATGTGCTTTCTAAG GAAACTGAAGAGTATGAATCAGAAAAAG ATGTAACTGATACAGATGATGGTACTCGCGAAAATTCTAAGCCTGCACCCTGTGAGGACAGCCTCGTTCAgcctgaggctgaggctgaacCAGAGTCAGAAGCTGTGGCGACTGAGGCTGATTCAGAgcctgagccagagccagagccagagctggATGCTGAGGCTGAGCCAGAGGTCGATGCAGATGCTGAGCCAGAGGTGGATGAAGACGCAGACCCCGTGATGGATGGGGAGGCCGAGCCAGAGGTGGAGACCGAACTGGCTGAGATGGATGCTGAAGCCATGAATTCCTCTAAAGAAGCTGAGGACGATCACCTATCTGTCTCAATCCCAAATGAAGATGCCATCACCCTAGATGTTGATGGTGACGATCTCCTGGAAACAGGTAAACATGTGAAACTTCCAGATCCAGATGCCGAGAAGGGCACTGATGTGCCAGAGGCCTCTGCCGAGACGGGCCCAGATGATGACATGAACGTGGAAGAGTCGCACGGCCACAAAGATGGTAAGAAAGACGATGGATCCAGGGGTGAGCCCACgaagaaagacagcagagagacctTGAAGAAAGCAGAAACGGGAGATAAAGAAAAGGATTCTGGGAAGAAAGGCCCCTCCGCTACTGGGGCATCAGGTCAAGCAAAGAG CTCttcaagagacagagatggaaaagcTACAAAAGACGAAAAGG TTCTTTGCAGcaccagcaacagcagctcttCTCGTAACATTTGGGTGAGCGGCTTGTCTTCAAACACCAAAGCAGCTGATCTCAAGAACCTGTTTGGCAAATATGGGAAG GTTTTGAGCGCCAAGGTGGTTACAAATGCTCGGAGTCCTGGTTCAAAGTGTTACGGCTTGGTGACGATGTCGTCTAGTACAGAGGTGACACGGTGCGTCTCCCACCTCGACTGTACAGAGCTGCACGGACAGCAGATATATGTTGAAAGG GCCAAAAATGACCCGTTCAAGAAGGAGGGCTCAAAGAAGGAAGCGGAGGACAAAGCAAGTTCGAGCAAATCAAATGATAAGCGCGGTTCCACTGGGATAAAGTTGACCAACAA AACACCACCGTCTcacaaaaaagaagacaagaaaTTGGATAAACTCTCAGAAAAGGACAAAGATTTATCCAAGAAACAAGAGGCTAAAAGTGGAAAATCTGAGTCTGTTTCATCGAACTCAGGACAGGATTCTTTGAAGAAAGACGACAGAAAGCACGGAC gtGCAAAGAGCCCAGGCAAGATGGTGATGGTCCATCACGCCAAAGGAGATTCGAATTTTGGAAAAATGAGACCTTTCAGAAGGGGAAGGTATTTTGATAAG CCATTTATCAACATGAACGCTCAAAGGCAGCCTAAATGGTTGATTCCTCCTGAAGAG TTGGAGATGATGAAAGACAAACAGCGATCTTTTGCTAACAAGGGGGAAGACATACTGCCCTTTGAGAagatgaaggagcagaggatgCGTGAACGGATGGCTCGTGTGGAGCGTGTCCGTAGAGCCGTAGAGTTGCGGAG gcGGCGTGAAATTGCAGAACGAGAACGGCGGGAGCGTGAGCGCGTCCGTCTGTTACGGGAGCGTGAAGAACGGGAGAACCTTCTCCGGGAGCGCCAGAGActggagatggagagacaaaAACTGGAAAGGGAGCGCTTGGAAAGAGAGAggcttgagagagagagagtccgtATTGAGCAG GAACGGCGTAAAGAGGCAGAGCGAATGGCACGTGAACGTGAGGAGCTGCGGAGGCAGCAGGAGCAACTCCGCTATGagcaagagaaaagaaacaaccTCAAAAGAGGCCGTGAAGTGGATCACAG tCGGAGAGACGATCCCTATTGGAACGGCAATAAGAAGATGCAGTCTGAGTCTGACGTCCGTTTGAGTCAAGGCTCCAACTACAACCGGCAGCAGAACCGCTTTTCAAACTTCAGTCCCCGAGAGAGGGGTCGCTTTCCAGACACTGCTGCCGAGCAGCCCAACACGTATGACAG ACGTAACCGGTTTGACGGTGAGCCAGACATAAAGAAGAGTCGCCCTGCTCCTCACAGAGAAAGCTCCAGCTTTGAGCGATACCCCAAAAACTTTGAAACAGTCCGCAGAGCTgagccacctcctcctcctccacgcaCCGAACTCCGGGACACAGACCGCAGGGAGAGAGACGAGAGGCGGCCCGTGCCCTTGCATGATCGCCCTATGGGAGCCAGAGGTACAATGCCAAGCATGTCGCACAACCGCTCACCCAGGGATGGAGGTCATGGCTGGAAGAGTGATGGCGGAATCAACTCCAACAAGGGCGATATacg AGGACCAATGAGGATGCGCACAGAGCGATCAGGCAGAGACGGCCCAGGCCCTTCACTGAGAGGAGGCTCCTCGAACAGCCGCGGCAGGAGCAGCTTCAATGGTCGAGACGGACGGCCCATGGTGATGAGCAATCAG ccatTCAGCTCCGGCCGACAGGTGGTGGTGGAACGTCACGGCAGGGAGCAGGGAATGAGGAAGGAGTGGCACGGTGGATCGGGCTCACAGGAAAGGGGCTTCCCTGATAATCGCAGGCTGGGAGACAGCCGCGGCAGCATGATGGCTCCGTCCAG tcacTCTTCGTCTGGACTGAACCGAATTGTACAGATCACCAGCAACTCCATTCCCAGTGGTGGCAACGTGGGTGGGTTCAAGCCCTACAAAGGAACGCAGCGGCAGTTCTAA